A window of bacterium genomic DNA:
CGGGAGCGTGCCGAGGGCGAGGAGGGTCCAGAACTGGATGGCGAGGTCGTTCTTGAATGTGGGGATGTCCACGAGGCCGAAGATGAGCAGTGCACACATCGCTGCGATGATGGACGCGGAGCGCCACGTTGCGAACGCGCGGGTGAAGAACACGATGAGGAGCACGAGGAAGATGAGGAGCCCGAGGAGCCCGAGCTCTGACCACACGGCGAGGAGGAGATTATGCGGATACACGAACGTCTCGACATCCTGCTTCTCCTTGTACTGCTGGATGGCGATGGGGTAGCCAGCGAGTCCGGCACCGCGGACGGGATGGTCGGCAAGGAGCCCCCACATCTCGCGGTACTGCGAGAGCCGCACGCTGCCAGACCACTGCTGGAACGTGAGCTTCTGCCACACCGTACTCCCGTCCCGCGGCCGCTCGGGCTGGAACGGCAGCCATGCGGTGATGAGGAGGCACGCCGCAACCCACCCAACGACAATCGTCACCGCAATCCCGCGCGCATGTCGCGCGACGAACGACTTCCACACTTTGAACGCGACGAGCGCGATGAAGCCCGCGACGACCGCAACCATTGCCCCCGCGCCTCTCGTGAAGAACAC
This region includes:
- a CDS encoding O-antigen ligase family protein, which encodes MGEQSIVHSVLALIFLFLVGIAAIAAVFFTRGAGAMVAVVAGFIALVAFKVWKSFVARHARGIAVTIVVGWVAACLLITAWLPFQPERPRDGSTVWQKLTFQQWSGSVRLSQYREMWGLLADHPVRGAGLAGYPIAIQQYKEKQDVETFVYPHNLLLAVWSELGLLGLLIFLVLLIVFFTRAFATWRSASIIAAMCALLIFGLVDIPTFKNDLAIQFWTLLALGTLPLVPTREFSP